A DNA window from Capnocytophaga sp. ARDL2 contains the following coding sequences:
- a CDS encoding tetratricopeptide repeat protein, which yields MSDTCVNHIENYWKFLTEEANKFFDEGNYELALDGYLNALYRAEVLNSNLPDCVRLKVPFIQVYTISCYNLANCYQEVKDLNRAEEILQKAIYFLLHFYQKDYQKEIIEKELRKSILNYLSFTQKSNVRTSKTDAFLTYLKNQITKNNLQNIKTFDYVQFN from the coding sequence ATGAGTGATACTTGTGTAAATCATATCGAAAATTATTGGAAATTTTTGACAGAAGAAGCTAATAAATTTTTCGATGAAGGAAATTACGAACTTGCTTTAGATGGCTACCTAAACGCCTTATATAGAGCAGAAGTATTGAATAGCAATTTGCCAGATTGTGTGCGATTAAAAGTGCCTTTCATACAAGTATATACCATTTCGTGTTACAATTTGGCAAATTGTTATCAAGAAGTTAAGGATTTGAACAGAGCCGAAGAGATATTGCAAAAAGCAATATATTTTCTTTTGCATTTCTATCAGAAGGATTATCAAAAGGAAATCATTGAAAAAGAATTAAGAAAATCTATTCTCAATTACCTTAGTTTTACTCAAAAAAGTAATGTTAGAACATCAAAGACAGATGCTTTCTTAACTTATTTAAAAAATCAAATAACAAAAAATAATTTACAAAATATAAAAACATTTGATTATGTGCAATTCAATTAA
- a CDS encoding peroxiredoxin, which translates to MCNSIKKLIQREQLQLIQKGILSIGDKLPEFTKKAVISTKQGIEISEITNNYATEQGKWMVLFWWPKDFTFVCPTEIVEFNKNNEKFAERNALLIGASTDTEYVHLGWRQNHPQLADLSIPMLADTSKSLSEEMGILNCEEKVAYRATFIIDPQGIIQWVSVYPMNVGRNVEEVLRVLDALQTEELTACGWKAGEQTLSQQLKNQ; encoded by the coding sequence ATGTGCAATTCAATTAAAAAACTGATTCAGAGAGAACAATTACAACTCATTCAAAAAGGAATACTAAGTATTGGGGACAAATTACCTGAATTTACTAAAAAAGCCGTTATTTCTACAAAACAAGGCATAGAAATTTCTGAAATTACAAATAACTATGCAACGGAGCAAGGAAAGTGGATGGTGCTTTTTTGGTGGCCCAAAGATTTTACTTTCGTCTGCCCAACAGAAATTGTAGAATTCAACAAAAACAACGAAAAATTCGCAGAGAGAAATGCTTTGCTGATTGGTGCTTCAACTGATACTGAATATGTACATTTAGGGTGGAGACAAAATCATCCCCAATTAGCAGACCTTTCTATCCCAATGCTTGCTGATACTTCCAAATCTTTATCCGAAGAAATGGGAATTTTAAACTGCGAAGAAAAAGTTGCTTATCGAGCTACTTTTATCATTGACCCACAAGGAATTATACAATGGGTGAGCGTTTATCCTATGAATGTAGGAAGAAATGTAGAGGAAGTACTTCGTGTATTAGATGCTCTCCAAACGGAAGAATTAACTGCCTGTGGATGGAAGGCAGGAGAACAAACACTCTCTCAACAATTAAAAAACCAATAA
- a CDS encoding superoxide dismutase yields MKINHTLPELPYDKNALNPIITEETFDYHYDKHHATYVNNLAGLVKDTEWAEKDIVDIIRKSHAQNNVAIFNNAAQHWNHSFFWNCLSPDGGKNPTGKIAELINRDFGNFENFKEQFSTTAVKLFGAGWAWLAQNQEGKLEILPMKDAYTPLTENKTPILTIDVWEHAYYIDYRNARPKFVEGFWELVNWNFANQNLK; encoded by the coding sequence ATGAAAATCAATCACACACTTCCAGAGCTTCCATATGATAAAAACGCTCTAAACCCGATTATTACCGAGGAAACTTTTGACTATCACTACGACAAGCATCACGCTACCTATGTAAATAACCTTGCTGGATTGGTAAAAGATACCGAATGGGCGGAAAAAGACATCGTGGATATCATCCGAAAAAGCCACGCACAAAACAATGTAGCTATTTTCAACAATGCGGCTCAGCATTGGAATCATTCCTTTTTTTGGAATTGCCTGTCGCCCGATGGCGGAAAAAATCCTACGGGGAAAATCGCCGAACTCATTAACCGCGATTTCGGAAATTTTGAAAATTTTAAAGAACAATTCTCTACCACTGCCGTAAAATTATTCGGTGCAGGTTGGGCGTGGCTGGCTCAAAATCAAGAAGGAAAACTAGAAATTCTCCCAATGAAAGATGCCTACACTCCACTTACCGAAAACAAAACGCCTATTCTCACCATTGATGTATGGGAACACGCTTACTATATCGATTACCGAAATGCAAGACCCAAATTCGTGGAAGGTTTCTGGGAATTGGTCAATTGGAATTTTGCTAACCAAAATCTAAAATAA
- a CDS encoding M17 family metallopeptidase: protein MTDIYLCTELKRYTHNSPSEKGTMIRFIRNEKDLQKIDIQENLKSEIRQSFDKKENKHWCLWQEEKSLLVAVSKDELEDLRQIGANVIGSLQRSAASPSTEVVFENLEMFSEKEKYALLEGMLLSSYHFDKYLSQKREGKITLFISETAVSEQQYKELNILLEAISLTKNAVNEPANYMDALKFSEWAQGAGEKFGFETEILHKKQIETLKMGGLLGVNKGSEIPPTFNIMHYKPKNAINDQPLVLVGKGVMFDTGGYSLKVGGVMSTMKCDMAGGAAVLGAMCAIAGNQLPYYVIGIVPATDNKISSNALVVDDVITIMDGTTVEVQNTDAEGRLVLADALCYAKKFNPELVIDMATLTGASAAITGSFGIAGLSNHQESIDALKSIGEEVYERIVQLPLWKEYAELIKSDIADLKNIGGPIGGVSTAAKFLEHFTDYPWVHLDIAGAAFLKDKKGYKQSGATAVPVRLIYEFVKSKC from the coding sequence ATGACCGATATTTACCTTTGTACAGAACTCAAACGATATACTCACAATTCACCATCTGAAAAAGGCACAATGATCCGATTTATTCGTAACGAAAAAGATTTGCAAAAGATTGATATTCAAGAAAATTTAAAATCAGAAATTCGTCAATCATTCGACAAGAAAGAGAATAAACATTGGTGTCTTTGGCAAGAAGAAAAAAGTTTGCTGGTAGCCGTTTCTAAAGATGAATTAGAAGATTTAAGGCAAATAGGTGCGAATGTTATAGGCTCATTACAGCGTTCCGCTGCCTCTCCCTCTACAGAAGTGGTATTCGAAAATCTAGAAATGTTTTCCGAAAAAGAAAAATACGCTCTCTTGGAAGGTATGTTGCTTAGCAGTTATCATTTTGATAAATATCTATCCCAAAAAAGGGAAGGCAAAATCACGCTATTTATTTCAGAAACCGCAGTTTCAGAACAGCAATACAAGGAACTTAATATACTTCTCGAAGCCATTTCCCTCACCAAAAACGCAGTGAATGAACCTGCTAATTATATGGACGCACTCAAATTTTCAGAATGGGCACAAGGAGCAGGTGAAAAATTCGGTTTTGAAACGGAAATTCTTCATAAAAAGCAAATCGAAACCCTGAAAATGGGCGGTTTGCTTGGGGTAAATAAAGGTTCGGAAATACCACCCACTTTTAATATTATGCACTACAAACCGAAAAATGCAATAAATGATCAGCCGTTAGTTTTGGTGGGCAAAGGCGTAATGTTCGATACGGGCGGTTACTCACTCAAAGTGGGTGGCGTAATGAGTACAATGAAATGCGATATGGCAGGTGGTGCAGCCGTTCTAGGAGCGATGTGTGCCATTGCAGGCAATCAATTACCTTATTATGTCATCGGTATTGTACCCGCTACGGATAATAAAATCAGCTCCAATGCCTTAGTGGTAGATGATGTGATTACCATAATGGACGGCACAACGGTAGAAGTGCAAAATACCGATGCCGAAGGACGGCTTGTACTCGCCGATGCTCTGTGCTATGCGAAAAAATTCAACCCCGAATTGGTGATTGATATGGCTACGCTCACAGGAGCTTCGGCAGCAATAACGGGAAGTTTTGGTATTGCAGGACTTTCCAACCACCAAGAAAGTATCGATGCTCTAAAATCCATTGGCGAAGAGGTTTATGAACGCATTGTACAGCTCCCTCTTTGGAAAGAATATGCCGAACTCATAAAATCTGATATTGCCGACCTTAAAAACATTGGTGGACCAATTGGCGGAGTCAGTACAGCAGCCAAATTCTTGGAACATTTTACCGATTACCCTTGGGTACATCTCGACATCGCAGGAGCAGCTTTTCTCAAAGACAAAAAAGGCTATAAACAAAGCGGAGCAACCGCCGTTCCTGTAAGATTAATATATGAATTTGTAAAAAGTAAATGCTAA
- a CDS encoding ribonucleoside-diphosphate reductase small subunit gives MITEPLLIENKDRFVIFPIQHNDIWQFYKNAEASFWTAEEVDLSPDLHDWQNKLNDNERFFISRVLAFFAASDGIVNENLAINFLQEVQYPEARCFYGFQIMIENIHSEMYSLLIDTYVKDPTEKDYLLRAIETIPCVTKKAKWALRWITKGSFAERLIAFAAVEGIFFSGSFCSIFWLKKRGLMPGLTFSNELISRDEGLHCDFACLLYANHLQNKLSEETVKEIIVDAVAIEKEFVTDALPVKLIGMNAELMCQYIEFVADRLLVALGCNKVWNATNPFDFMELISLQGKTNFFERRVGEYQKTGVAQSSSEQNAFSLDEDF, from the coding sequence ATGATTACCGAACCTCTTTTAATAGAAAACAAAGACCGCTTTGTCATTTTTCCTATACAGCACAACGATATTTGGCAATTCTACAAAAACGCCGAAGCTAGTTTTTGGACGGCAGAAGAAGTGGATTTGTCGCCCGACCTCCACGATTGGCAAAACAAACTCAATGATAACGAACGATTTTTCATCTCGCGGGTGTTGGCGTTTTTTGCCGCCAGCGATGGCATCGTCAATGAAAACCTTGCCATCAACTTCCTCCAAGAGGTGCAATATCCTGAGGCACGATGTTTCTACGGATTTCAAATTATGATTGAAAACATCCATTCCGAAATGTACTCGCTCCTCATCGATACTTATGTAAAAGACCCTACCGAAAAAGACTATTTGCTTCGTGCCATCGAAACCATTCCGTGCGTTACCAAAAAAGCAAAATGGGCGTTGCGATGGATTACCAAAGGAAGTTTTGCCGAGCGACTCATCGCCTTTGCTGCCGTGGAAGGCATCTTCTTTTCAGGAAGTTTTTGCTCTATTTTCTGGCTCAAAAAACGCGGTTTGATGCCAGGGCTCACCTTTTCCAACGAACTCATCAGTCGGGACGAAGGTTTGCACTGCGATTTTGCTTGCTTACTCTATGCCAATCACCTACAAAACAAACTTTCGGAAGAAACCGTAAAAGAAATCATCGTAGATGCCGTTGCCATTGAAAAAGAATTTGTTACCGATGCACTCCCTGTGAAACTCATTGGGATGAATGCCGAACTAATGTGCCAATACATTGAGTTTGTTGCCGATAGATTGCTCGTTGCCTTGGGTTGTAATAAAGTATGGAACGCCACCAATCCCTTTGATTTTATGGAGCTTATTTCCCTGCAAGGAAAAACCAATTTCTTTGAACGGCGTGTGGGTGAATATCAAAAAACAGGCGTAGCACAAAGCAGTAGCGAACAAAACGCTTTTTCACTCGATGAAGATTTTTAA
- the mobA gene encoding conjugal transfer protein MobA — translation MFRLNDEDNAKFLSLFEQSGMKIKAHFITSVLFSKEIKSVKFDKSVLDFYIKLTELYGQFRAVGVNYNQIVKILYRNFSEKKAAAYLFKLEKQTAQMVAICKEIMAISQQLEQHITEKIMTCKTSNFILYI, via the coding sequence GTGTTTCGACTAAATGATGAAGATAATGCTAAATTTCTATCCCTGTTTGAACAATCGGGAATGAAAATCAAAGCTCATTTTATCACTTCGGTATTATTTTCCAAAGAAATCAAAAGTGTAAAATTCGATAAATCAGTATTGGATTTTTATATCAAACTCACCGAACTCTATGGGCAATTTCGGGCGGTGGGAGTGAATTACAATCAGATAGTAAAGATTTTGTATCGCAATTTTTCCGAAAAGAAAGCCGCTGCCTATCTGTTCAAACTTGAAAAACAAACGGCTCAAATGGTAGCTATCTGTAAAGAAATTATGGCTATTTCACAACAATTAGAACAACATATCACTGAAAAAATAATGACGTGTAAGACATCAAACTTCATTTTATATATTTGA
- a CDS encoding 2,3-diphosphoglycerate-dependent phosphoglycerate mutase, which translates to MTKLFLVRHGQSQWNLENRFTGWKNVDLTEQGKQEAKNAGLVLKSEKIDVAFTSQLIRAQHTLEIILNQLPNKEGISVTSHQALNERAYGDLEGLNKAETAEKYGKEQVHLWRRSFDVPPSNGESLKDTYHRVIPYFETAIKPLLQQGKNVLIAAHGNSLRALIMYLENLSPEEIIKREIATGEPIVYGFDKKFNAIKIGKTIGNHL; encoded by the coding sequence ATGACAAAATTATTTTTAGTCCGACACGGACAATCGCAATGGAATTTAGAAAACCGCTTCACTGGTTGGAAAAATGTAGACCTCACCGAGCAGGGCAAACAAGAGGCAAAAAATGCAGGTTTGGTCTTGAAATCCGAAAAAATAGACGTGGCTTTTACCTCCCAATTGATACGGGCTCAGCACACTTTGGAAATCATTCTCAACCAATTGCCCAACAAAGAGGGCATCTCTGTAACGAGCCATCAGGCACTCAACGAGCGAGCTTATGGCGACCTCGAGGGGCTGAACAAGGCAGAAACGGCAGAGAAGTACGGCAAGGAGCAGGTGCATCTTTGGCGGCGTTCGTTTGATGTACCACCATCCAACGGCGAGAGTCTCAAGGATACTTACCACCGCGTGATTCCGTATTTTGAAACGGCAATCAAACCGCTTTTGCAACAAGGGAAAAATGTCTTAATCGCCGCTCACGGCAATAGCTTGCGCGCCTTGATTATGTATTTGGAAAATCTTTCGCCCGAAGAGATTATCAAACGAGAGATTGCCACAGGAGAGCCTATCGTTTATGGATTTGATAAAAAATTCAACGCTATCAAAATCGGGAAGACCATCGGCAACCACCTGTAA
- the def gene encoding peptide deformylase has protein sequence MKLPIFAYGNNVLKTKAEAVTPDFLNLNELIDNMWETMEKANGCGLAAPQVGKSLRLFVADSKVLYDVMNEDERAELFEPNDTGIRRVFINPQIKNLSEEQWEEVEGCLSLPFLSGKVARSWSVELSYQNEQFETITQTFSGMTARVILHEYDHLEGILYIDRVKPLAKKLMQSKLQKLLKGNLVPAYAMKFK, from the coding sequence ATGAAACTCCCCATTTTTGCTTACGGAAACAATGTGCTGAAGACTAAGGCAGAAGCTGTAACACCCGATTTTCTCAATTTGAACGAACTCATCGACAATATGTGGGAAACGATGGAAAAAGCCAATGGCTGTGGATTGGCAGCACCACAAGTGGGTAAATCTTTGCGGTTGTTCGTTGCCGATTCAAAGGTGCTTTACGATGTGATGAACGAGGACGAACGAGCCGAACTTTTTGAACCCAACGATACAGGTATTCGGCGGGTGTTTATCAATCCGCAAATAAAAAATCTTTCCGAAGAACAATGGGAAGAAGTGGAAGGCTGTTTGAGTTTGCCCTTTTTATCAGGAAAAGTAGCCCGTTCGTGGTCGGTGGAATTGAGCTATCAAAACGAACAATTTGAAACCATCACCCAAACTTTTAGCGGAATGACCGCACGCGTGATTCTCCACGAATACGACCACTTGGAAGGCATTCTCTACATTGACCGAGTGAAACCCTTGGCGAAAAAACTGATGCAATCCAAACTCCAAAAACTATTGAAAGGAAATCTAGTTCCTGCTTATGCTATGAAATTCAAATAA